CGAAGCCTTGCCGGCGGTAGAAGGCTTCGATCCGGCGCATCTCCTTGGGGAAGACGTTGCGCCGGTAGCGCGGCTTGGAGCGGAAGGGACGGAGCCAACTGGGGAATTCCAGGAGCATCTGCGCCTCGAGCGTTTCGTCGTCGAAGGCCTGGTTGCCGACGCATTCGATGCGCTCGATACGGGGTTCCTCGAAAACCTGAGCCCCCGCCGGCGGCGGCGGGAAGCTCCCGAGAATGCATGCGAGCAGGAAAACCGCACGGCACCCTGACCGACCCATCCACCCGCGGGGATGCGGCAATGATGTGCACCCCTCTCACATGCGGAGAAGCTCCCCCGAACCTCGCCCATTGCTTACACTAGGCCAACCAGGACGGTGCCGGCAAGCCAGAAGCCGTCCCATGAAACGGAGTCAACCCATTGATGGGACGTGGCTTGCAGCTCAAGAGGAAGATTCGCTCGAGGTCGCTGCGAGGGGCGTGCCGGATCCTCGGGATCCTCGCCTGCCTGCTCTCCTGCGAGGCCGAAAAGGCTCCGGCACCCCTCGGACCCGAGGAACAGGCCTTGGTCCAGACATACGTGCGCCTCACGGTCTTGCAAGCCCTGCACGCCCGCACCCCGGATTCCACCGCGGCGGTGCTGGGGCACCTCTCCTCCCAGGTGGACACCGTCGCCGTCCGGCAGGCCCTCGAAGCTCTGTCGCGGCAGCCCTTGCGCTGGGAGCTCGTGTACGGCGCCATCACCGCGCGGCTGGAGGAGCTGGAGGCGACACCCTCGGTGTGGTGGAGCGTGGCGCGCGGTGACACCCTGCTGCCGCTCCTGCCGCCGCAAGCGCCGGAGCCACCGCCCAGCGCCCGCACACCCGTACCCGGCCGTTGAAGCGGTTCAGTGCGTGAACACGCGCACGAGATCATTGAAAACGACGTAGCCCATCAAGGCGAGCAGCGCCGAGACCCCGATCTTGAGCAGCACTTCCTGCGTCCGCACCGAAAGCGCCTGGCCGCGCACGGCCTCGATCAGGATGAAGAGCACGTGTCCCCCATCCAGCACGGGGATGGGCAGGAGATTGAGCAGGAACAGATTCACGCTGAAGAAGGCCAGGAAGTAGAGCAGGTTGGAGGCGCTCCAGCGCAGCGCCGAGCCCGCCACTTGTCCGATGCGGATGGGGCCCCCGAGAGCGTCCTTCGTCGCCTTGCCCCGCACCAGCACACCGAGGAAGCGCAGCGTGTCGCCGACGAAGTCGGCGCAGCGCAGCATGCTCTCTTTGGCGGCCATGCCCCAGCCGACGGGAAGCGCCAGCTGATACGGCTCGATCTGGATGCGCCCGAGAGTGCGGGTTTGTGTGTCGCTGCCTTCGACCAGGACCTCGTCGCTTTCCGGGACGACCTTGGCGCTCAGGCGCTGGCCGTCGCGTTCCCAGACGATGAGCAGTTCCTTGCCGATGGCCGGATTGATCAGGTCGGCGAGCTGGTCGTAGAAACGCACCGGCTGGCCGTCGATCTCGACGATGCGGTCTCCGGCCCGCAGTCCGGCCCGCCACGCCGGTCCATCCTTCTTCACCAGGCCGAGGCGCGAGTCCATCCGTGTCGGCAACAGCGGGAAGACCACGGCATCGCCGTCGCGCTGCACACCGGCGAGGGTGAGCGTGGTGTCGCGCCCGGCGCGGCGGAGCGCCACGGTGAAGGGAGCCTCGCCTTGAACGTCCAGGGCCTCTTGCAGGTCCAAGGCGTGCGTCACCGGGCGACCGTTCACCTGCAGGATCTCGTCGCCGCCGCGCAGACCGGCGGCGTACTCCTTGCTGTCCGGCGCCAGCTCGCCCAGCGTCGTCGATGGCGGCACTCGCAGGCCCTCGTGATGCAGCACCGCGGCGAGGACGATGAAGGCGAGGACGAAGTTCGCGATCGGACCTGCGGTCACCACGGCGAGACGCACGGCGAGAGACTTGTTGCGGAAGTAGCGATGCTCCGGAATGGAGGCGTCGTCGACCTCGTCGCGGGCGTAGAGCATGGCCTCGCCGGCGGGTTTCGCTGCCGCCTTGGTCTCCGCCACGGCGCCGGCGGCGGTCCCCAGCGTGCCGCTCGACTCCGCTGTCCCTGTCGCCGCGCCTGGCGTCGGCTGCGGCGCCTCGGCGGTGTCGCCGGCCATCTTCACGTAGCCGCCGAGAGGGATCGCCGAAATGGCGTACTGCGTCTCCCCGAAGCGCAGCTTGAGCAGCTTGGGCCCGAAGCCCACCGAGAAGGTCTTGACGTAGATACCCGCCAGCTTGGCCACGAGGAAGTGACCGAACTCGTGGAAGACGATGACCGGCCCGATGACGAGGGCAGCGGCGAACAGCGTGGTCAGCATGAACGCTCTCCCGTGGAGCAAGCTTGCAGGACGTAGCGAGCCGCGGCTTCACGCGCCCACGCATCGGCCCGATGCAACGACTCGAGGCTGAGCGCCGGCGGCAGCGCCGTATTCGTCTCCGCTTCGCGCAGCACCGCGGCGATCAGCTCCGGGATCTCCAGGAAACGGAGGCGATCTTCGAGGAACGCCGCCACGGCCACCTCGTTCGCCGCGTTCAGGATACCCGGGAAGACGCCGCCGCGCCCGCCCGCCTGCAGCGCCAGATCGACGCAGGGGAAACGCTCGCGGTCCAGCGGCTCGAAGTGCAACGCCCTAACCGCCGCCAGGTCCAGCCGAGCGAACGCCGCCGGCGGCCGCTCCGGCGCATGCAAGGCGTACCAGATGGGTAGACGCATGTCCGTCGCCCCCAGTTGCGCGATCACCGAGCCATCCTCGAACTCCACCAGGGAGTGCACGACCGACTCGGGGTGCACCAGGATGTCGATGCGGTCGTAGCCTACGTCGAACAGCCAGTGCGCTTCCAGGACCTCGAGCCCCTTGTTCATCAAGGTGGCCGAATCGATGGTGATCTTCGCGCCCATGGACCAGGTCGGGTGCCGCAATGCCTCGGCGGGCGTGATCCCCCGCATCTCCGCCCGGCTGTGCGTGCGGAAAGGACCGCCCGAAGCCGTCAAGACCAGCCGGCGCACCTCGTGAAGCTGGCCGGCGCGAAGGCACTGATGGATCGCGCTGTGCTCGCTGTCGACGGGAAGGAGGCGGGCGCCCGTGCTGTCCGCCGCTTGCCGCACGAGCTCCCCGGCTACGACCAAAGTCTCCTTGTTGGAGAGAGCAACATCCGTTCCAGTCTGGAGAGCAGCAAGGGTAGGACGGAGACCGGCGTAGCCGAGAAGCGCGTTGACGACGATGTCCGCCGGTTGCGTGGCGAGAGTGCTCACTGCCTCGGCACCGAGGCCGAGGCAACGCGAGCGCCACTCGGAATGGACCGCCAAGAAACGCTCGCCGGCTTCGCCATCGGCGATGGCGATCTGCTGCGGCTGGAACTCCTCGACCTGGCGCGCGAAGAGCTCCACGTTGCTCCCGGCGCTCATCGCCACCACCTGCAGGCGGTCGGAATGCTCGCGCACGATGTCGAGCGTCTGGCGACCGACGGATCCGGTGGCGCCGAGGAGAATGATGTGCTGCATGGAAACCTCACGACCGCGCATCAGAACACGAGAGAGCGCAGCAGCCAGTATAGCAACGGCGCCACGAGCAACAAACTGTCGAAGCGATCGAGCACACCACCATGCCCAGGAATGAGATGCGAGGTGTCCTTCACCGCCGCATCCCGCTTGAGCAGCGAGGCCAGCAAGTCTCCCACTTGACCCACGGCGCTCGCCAGGAAGCCCAGCAGCGCCCCGGCCCAGGGAGCGAGGAAAGCGCGCAGGAAAGTCGCCGCCGCGATGCTGCCAGCTGCCGCGGTGCAGGCGAGAGCGGCGATCGCCCCCTCCCACGACTTGCCCGGCGACACCCGCGGCACCAGACGGTGGCGGCCGAACAGCGTGCCGAAGAAGTACGCCGCGGTGTCGGACACCCAGGTGAAGAGGAGCGCCAAGAAGACGAAGCGGAAACCCTCGACCGGGTCGCGTCCGAGCCACCCCGGCAACTCGCGCAGGCGCACCAGGTGCGCGCCCAGCCAACCCACGTAGAGGACGGCGAACAGCGTCGCCGCCAGGCTCGGCATGGCGTTCTGCGTCTTCCCGCGCCACAAGGCGCGGAGCGTCGCGGCGCCGAAGAGCAGCGCCAAGGCGGGCTCCGCCAGCGCGCCGTCGCGTCCGTACATCGCCCAGGGCAGGAGCAGCGCCGCGCCGCCGGCCACGAAAG
This genomic window from Candidatus Krumholzibacteriia bacterium contains:
- a CDS encoding phosphatidate cytidylyltransferase, with product MAAPPDQETRPSARQRLAGLRHRALAAVVLVPAMLVLAWRGDEYFVLLVMLLLFLGMIELLRMQRAKGVEPDAFVAGGAALLLPWAMYGRDGALAEPALALLFGAATLRALWRGKTQNAMPSLAATLFAVLYVGWLGAHLVRLRELPGWLGRDPVEGFRFVFLALLFTWVSDTAAYFFGTLFGRHRLVPRVSPGKSWEGAIAALACTAAAGSIAAATFLRAFLAPWAGALLGFLASAVGQVGDLLASLLKRDAAVKDTSHLIPGHGGVLDRFDSLLLVAPLLYWLLRSLVF
- the rseP gene encoding RIP metalloprotease RseP, whose product is MLTTLFAAALVIGPVIVFHEFGHFLVAKLAGIYVKTFSVGFGPKLLKLRFGETQYAISAIPLGGYVKMAGDTAEAPQPTPGAATGTAESSGTLGTAAGAVAETKAAAKPAGEAMLYARDEVDDASIPEHRYFRNKSLAVRLAVVTAGPIANFVLAFIVLAAVLHHEGLRVPPSTTLGELAPDSKEYAAGLRGGDEILQVNGRPVTHALDLQEALDVQGEAPFTVALRRAGRDTTLTLAGVQRDGDAVVFPLLPTRMDSRLGLVKKDGPAWRAGLRAGDRIVEIDGQPVRFYDQLADLINPAIGKELLIVWERDGQRLSAKVVPESDEVLVEGSDTQTRTLGRIQIEPYQLALPVGWGMAAKESMLRCADFVGDTLRFLGVLVRGKATKDALGGPIRIGQVAGSALRWSASNLLYFLAFFSVNLFLLNLLPIPVLDGGHVLFILIEAVRGQALSVRTQEVLLKIGVSALLALMGYVVFNDLVRVFTH
- a CDS encoding 1-deoxy-D-xylulose-5-phosphate reductoisomerase; the protein is MQHIILLGATGSVGRQTLDIVREHSDRLQVVAMSAGSNVELFARQVEEFQPQQIAIADGEAGERFLAVHSEWRSRCLGLGAEAVSTLATQPADIVVNALLGYAGLRPTLAALQTGTDVALSNKETLVVAGELVRQAADSTGARLLPVDSEHSAIHQCLRAGQLHEVRRLVLTASGGPFRTHSRAEMRGITPAEALRHPTWSMGAKITIDSATLMNKGLEVLEAHWLFDVGYDRIDILVHPESVVHSLVEFEDGSVIAQLGATDMRLPIWYALHAPERPPAAFARLDLAAVRALHFEPLDRERFPCVDLALQAGGRGGVFPGILNAANEVAVAAFLEDRLRFLEIPELIAAVLREAETNTALPPALSLESLHRADAWAREAAARYVLQACSTGERSC